From the genome of uncultured Bacteroides sp.:
TGCAAGAACATGGGTATCTTCCCCCAGAATTCTTTTTCCCTTAAACATATTAGGATTAACATTCAGAAAATGAGCAAACAAATTAGTAGTTTCCGCACTATGACCAGTTCTACTATACACTGTATATTTAAGTTTCTTATCACTGTCCTCCTCTTCATTCTCTTCAAAAAGATTCTTTTGTACAAACAGTTCTTTCAATTGTTTTTCATTAAAACCTCTCTTAAATTTTTTGTTTGACAAAACCGGATTTTTAACGTTTGCAATAGGAAGTAAAACGTAACGGCCAACTTTCACCACATTCTCAGAGTTATTTTTCGAGAGTTCACCAGAAGCTTCAATCTGCAATACAGGAGAATTTGCATTATTAGGAGAATTAACAATCTCTGCAGAAAAGCTCGGGACTACTTTTTTATATTCAGTTACCCATTTCTCGATAAGCGGACGTGTAAACTTAGCGTCAGATATATTAATCTGGAAGTTTTGTGCAAAAGCACTGTAAGGCAATGCCAGAAGTGAAAATACCAATACTTTAATTGCTTTCATTTTTTTCTGATTTTATATAAACACCCTTATAACTAACAACAATGCAAAATTAAACCTTTTTTATATTTTACAAAATACCTTTGATGTGGCATTTTTTATACCGTACATGAGGGATTTTACAGATAGAAAGCACACTATACCTTTGCGATAGGTTTATTCAATAATAAATATCTGATATAGACACTATAATTGAATTAAAAGATACCCAAATAGAGTGTTCTAATAATGAAAAAAGAAAAAAATATTAAGTATAATATAATATGTAAGGCCAACCAATTAGGATCTGACCTAATTGGTTTTGCACCAATTAATCGTTGGGAAGAATATAAAGAAACAAAACCTGAATACTTTCCACAGCACATATTCCCTGGCACACAAAGTGTAATTGTAATCGGTACTCGCATATTGATCCCAATGCTAGATACCACGCCATCAATTGTTTACTCTGAATTGTATAATACAACAAATCGTTTACTTGATGAGATTGCTTACAAACTTTCAGTATATCTAAATAATAAAGGCTATAAAGCGGTATTTTTCCCACGTGATGCATATGGTGATATATCTGTATTAGTGAACAAACCGGAAGCCGCATTTTCACATGTTATTGCAGGCAAATATGCCGGACTTGGAACTATTGGCTACAATCATACTTTAATAACTAAAGAGTTTGGTCCAAGAGTCAGGTTAGTATCTATTTTTACAGATGCAGTAATTTCTCCCAATAATATGTTGAAAGATGATCTTTGCATTAAATGTAAATTGTGTCAAAAATGTTGTCCAACTTCTGCTTTTACTACCACAGATACTTTAATTGCCAACATGGATAAATACAAATGCGCAAAATACCATGCTCAACTTAAGAGTGAATATCACTATCCATGCGGAGTCTGCATCAAAGTTTGTCCAGTAGGCTATGACCGAAAGCTCTATGGAAATAATACTAAAAAATATCTTAATGAGAAGAAAATAATAGACAAAGATCCTGATGCTACGGAATATTCAGCTTGGACACATATACGTAGCTTTGGGTCTAAATAAAAATATACAAAAATAAAAATTATGGAAAAAAGTTTTGCATCAAAGCTTATTCATCTTGGTGAAAAGTATCCAGAATCCGTTTCAAGAACTAAATCATTACCAATTACAATGACATCAGTTTTTGCTTTTGATGATGTTGAAACCCTTGATCAAGTTTACGAAGGAAAAGCTAAAGGATATATTTATACCAGAAATGGGAATCCCGTACATGACGCTTTGGCAGAAATCATGTTCAATATTGAGGAAGGAGAAGATGCTTTAGTATATTCTTCGGGAATGGCAGCTATATCCTTAAGTATTATCTCACAAGTAAAAGCCGGAGATCATATCATTGCCGCGAATGTACTTTACGGCGGTAGTTTTCTATTTCTGAAAACAGAGTTAGCCAAATTCAATATAGAAGTTTCATTTGTTGATTTGATAAATGAAGATATAACTCAATATTTCAAGGCCAATACAAAAATTGTTTATATTGAAACAATTTCCAATCCCACAATGGAAGTTTTAGATATGGAAAAGATTGCAAAAGCAACACATCAATATGGGGCTAAATTAATTGTAGACAACACTTTTGCCACACCTATCATATGCCAGCCACTATTATTCGGAGCAGATATCGTTGTTTACAGTGCAACGAAATATTTATGTGGCCACAGTGATGTCACAGCTGGAATCATTATTTCAGATAAAGATACTATTAGTAAAGTCTATTCATCAGGATTACTATATGGACCAACAATGAGCCCGTTTGATGCATGGTTAGTTGTAAGAAGCCTTCGAACCCTTGAACTAAGAATTAAACAACATTCTGAAAATGCGCTTAAACTATCTCAATACCTGGAAAGCAATCCTAAAATAAGTAAAGTATATTACCCAGGATTACCATCTTCTCCAACTTTTGATATAGCCAAACGAATATTCAACAATAATTTGTTTGGTGGAATGCTTAGTATCGACCTTGAAAGTGGAGAAAGAGGGGCATACGAATTATTACGAAATCTCGATACTATTAAGTTTGTACCAAGTCTGGCAGGAGTATCCACCTCAACGTCATATCCGGCCAAGACCTCACATCGATCATTAAATGATGAAGAACTTAAGAAAGCCAATATTTCTAAAGGACTGATTCGTATATCTGCCGGACTTGAGAATATTGATCATATAATTAATGAATTTGACTATGCACTATCAAAAATTTAAGTTACGTAATTAGTAAAATTCTGGAATCTATTTTATGATTACGATGAGGGTGTCCCAAAAAGGGTGCCCTCTTTTATATGCGCGGAATTATGCTTCTTTTTTCTGTATTTATACGGGGTGAAATAAAAAAGCCCGCAGCTTATAATCAACCAATTATCTTAAAAAGTAAAACGAATTGTCAGAAAACTTCCTTTATAGTTTCTCTAAAAAATAGAACGGACGAGTTAAAAAGTGTTTCATGACTGATTTTAAGCACTATATAGGGGGCTAAAAAAGAACTAAATTTTGAGCATTTTTTATGTAAAATTACAAATAAAACCAATAAAATGCTCTTACAAAGTAAAAAAAGCTATTTATACAGTTAATCTATTAAAAGTA
Proteins encoded in this window:
- a CDS encoding PLP-dependent aspartate aminotransferase family protein — protein: MEKSFASKLIHLGEKYPESVSRTKSLPITMTSVFAFDDVETLDQVYEGKAKGYIYTRNGNPVHDALAEIMFNIEEGEDALVYSSGMAAISLSIISQVKAGDHIIAANVLYGGSFLFLKTELAKFNIEVSFVDLINEDITQYFKANTKIVYIETISNPTMEVLDMEKIAKATHQYGAKLIVDNTFATPIICQPLLFGADIVVYSATKYLCGHSDVTAGIIISDKDTISKVYSSGLLYGPTMSPFDAWLVVRSLRTLELRIKQHSENALKLSQYLESNPKISKVYYPGLPSSPTFDIAKRIFNNNLFGGMLSIDLESGERGAYELLRNLDTIKFVPSLAGVSTSTSYPAKTSHRSLNDEELKKANISKGLIRISAGLENIDHIINEFDYALSKI